One Podarcis raffonei isolate rPodRaf1 chromosome 3, rPodRaf1.pri, whole genome shotgun sequence genomic region harbors:
- the SDC1 gene encoding syndecan-1 — MAKAVSVARLLCALVFCSQALSAQPADISFPPEDMDSSGDDYDSFSGSGAGHPATFVKVSVQGRTNMSSLPESSTDSEYKQPEVQQTDSPTEDYPGGPVSQTSMPLVPLMDQVTDKTEVATEYELDSFTEQGTTRSPVITTRIPATHHISTVRTTTSQISSTHFIEAEVYQDVHQGSSTDDATPALDFVPTSERSLDTASPTTISSGDQNEIPSLPDDGGILIEDGSGSKDDFSIDLHGENSVLGLGSQPGDKSVDTETKNAKSAGTAQGIMDRKEVLGGVIAGGLVGLLFAGFLVGFMLYRMKKKDEGSYSLDEPKQSNGGYQKPQKQEEFYA, encoded by the exons CAACCAGCAGACATCAGTTTCCCACCTGAAGACATGGACTCATCTGGTGATGATTACGACTCTTTTTCTGGTTCTGGAGCAG GCCATCCTGCAACCTTCGTAAAAGTTTCAGTACAAGGAAGAACAAATATGTCATCATTGCCCGAATCCTCAACTGACTCGGAATATAAGCAGCCTGAGGTACAGCAAACAGACAGCCCTACAGAAGACTATCCAGGAGGACCTGTATCCCAAACAAGCATGCCTTTAGTCCCATTGATGGATCAGGTGACCGACAAGACAGAAGTAGCTACAGAATATGAGCTGGACTCATTTACTGAACAAGGAACAACAAGGTCTCCAGTCATAACGACTAGAATCCCAGCGACTCACCACATTTCCACAGTCAGAACCACAACGTCGCAAATTTCTAGCACACACTTCATTGAGGCAGAAGTCTACCAAGATGTCCATCAAGGATCAAGCACTGATGATGCAACACCTGCTTTGGACTTTGTGCCAACTAGTGAGAGAAGTCTGGATACAGCAAGTCCCACTACAATATCCTCTGGTGACCAGAATGAAATCCCTTCTTTGCCCGATGACGGAGGCATCCTAATTGAGGATGGTTCTGGAAGTAAG GATGACTTTTCAATTGATCTACATGGAGAAAATTCAGTACTAGGATTGGGATCTCAGCCCGGTGATAAATCAGTAGATACAGAAACAAAGAATGCAAAATCTGCAGGAACCGCACAAGGAATAATGGACAGGAAAGAAGTTCTAGGAG GGGTCATCGCTGGCGGACTAGTAGGCCTGCTGTTTGCTGGATTCCTAGTTGGGTTCATGCTGTACAGAATGAAGAAAAAAGATGAAGGAAGCTACTCACTGGATGAGCCAAAACAGTCAAATGGAGGCTATCAGAAACCACAGAAACAAGAAGAATTCTACGCATGA